The following proteins are encoded in a genomic region of Streptococcus sp. 29892:
- a CDS encoding DUF1310 family protein: protein MKKVMKVIIGILLVIVIGIGGIGYMQHKEHEKMVAIATSEEARKVYEDKIRREESVAFTNQGVIRTYKIDEASLEYNPMGGLMVDVFINDDREAYISFNLIDNGDGTYSSAYYIISAKFNHLLEME from the coding sequence ATGAAAAAAGTAATGAAAGTTATTATCGGCATTTTGTTAGTAATCGTGATTGGAATAGGAGGAATTGGATATATGCAACACAAGGAACATGAGAAAATGGTCGCTATCGCTACTAGCGAGGAGGCGAGGAAGGTTTATGAAGATAAAATTAGAAGAGAGGAGTCAGTTGCCTTTACTAATCAAGGGGTCATTCGAACTTATAAAATTGATGAGGCTAGTTTAGAATATAATCCAATGGGAGGACTTATGGTTGACGTATTTATAAATGACGATAGAGAAGCATATATTAGTTTTAATTTGATTGATAACGGAGATGGGACATATAGTTCGGCGTATTATATTATTTCAGCTAAATTTAATCATCTACTAGAAATGGAATAA
- a CDS encoding DUF1310 family protein has product MKKVMKIIIGILLVIVIGIGGIKLMQKIEHDQMVEIVKSEGVRGIIEKTLVNEDPQALTQNGLIKSYKIDYSTIRKNPMGGIMFNVIINDDAKLYGRFGLQKEFEEFRGTGMDLSSELATLLERK; this is encoded by the coding sequence ATGAAAAAAGTAATGAAGATTATTATCGGCATTTTGTTAGTAATCGTGATTGGAATAGGAGGAATTAAGCTGATGCAAAAAATTGAGCACGACCAGATGGTGGAGATTGTGAAGAGTGAGGGGGTGAGGGGAATTATTGAGAAAACTTTAGTAAACGAAGATCCTCAAGCTCTCACTCAAAATGGTCTTATAAAAAGTTATAAAATTGACTACTCTACCATTAGAAAAAATCCAATGGGTGGAATTATGTTTAATGTGATAATAAACGATGATGCAAAACTATACGGAAGATTCGGATTGCAAAAAGAATTTGAAGAATTCCGAGGAACAGGTATGGATTTATCTTCGGAATTAGCAACTTTATTAGAAAGGAAGTAA